In Bacillota bacterium, one DNA window encodes the following:
- a CDS encoding glycogen/starch/alpha-glucan phosphorylase has translation MTCDELVQTFKSTSDVLQSLCWHVRYSLGKTGEGLSKHETFTAVALALRNCIIDRMIETERRYQQKDVKRLYYLSLEYLIGRSLTNNLINLGLYDLFRDALLQQGIDLDEIEETESDAALGNGGLGRLAACFLDSLATLGMPGYGYGINYEYGIFKQEIHHGYQHEKPDKWLRGMSPWLIERFEERFFIPIYGRIEHTVDRNGHYQPLWVDWKLIVGVPYDMPIVGYGGKTVNVLRLFSARSYHEFDMQIFNSGDYISAVEQKIASETISKVLYPSDSVAAGKELRLTQEYFLVACALRDVVRRYTQQHDTFDQFPHKAAIQLNDTHPALAIAELMRILVDENHLPWEHAWQITEQTFGYTNHTLMPEALEKWPVALFEKLLPRHLQIIYEINRRFLEHVMWLYPGDNERLRRVSIIEEGEQQQVRMAHLAIIGSHSVNGVSKLHSQLITTSLVPDFYDLFPHKFNSKTNGVTPRRWLKLANPRLSQLIDNTIGNRWITDLKRLRSLERFADDAAFQQQFREIKQLNKLRLAHLIRETTGASVPADSLFDVQVKRIHEYKRQLLNVLHIIHLYLGIIEEQRYPTVPRTFIFGGKAAPGYWAAKNIIKLINNVATVINHDHRARDYLRVVFLPDYRVSLAEVIIPAADLSEQISTAGMEASGTGCMKFAMNGALTIGTLDGANIEIMEEVGKENIYIFGHTAEQIREMRREGSYDPRALYESNPIIQRVMDTFRTDLFCPHEPGLFRWIFDSLVHHGDYYFHLADLPSYIEMQERAAQEYLQPELWTRKAILNVARIGKFSSDRTVQEYARDIWYIKPVSKT, from the coding sequence ATGACGTGTGATGAACTGGTGCAGACTTTCAAGAGCACCTCGGATGTTTTGCAGTCGCTATGCTGGCATGTGCGCTACTCGCTGGGCAAAACTGGCGAGGGGCTTTCCAAACATGAAACGTTCACCGCCGTGGCGCTGGCATTGCGCAACTGTATCATCGACCGAATGATTGAAACCGAGAGGCGGTACCAGCAGAAGGATGTCAAACGGCTCTATTACCTGTCGCTGGAGTATCTTATTGGGCGTTCGCTCACCAACAACCTGATCAATCTGGGGTTGTATGACCTCTTCCGCGACGCGCTCCTACAGCAGGGAATTGACCTCGACGAGATCGAGGAGACCGAGAGCGACGCCGCCCTGGGCAACGGTGGGCTGGGCAGGCTCGCTGCCTGCTTCCTCGACTCGCTGGCGACGCTGGGAATGCCGGGCTACGGCTACGGCATCAACTATGAGTACGGCATCTTCAAGCAGGAAATCCATCACGGTTATCAGCATGAGAAGCCTGATAAATGGCTTCGAGGCATGTCACCGTGGCTGATCGAGCGTTTCGAGGAGCGTTTCTTTATCCCCATCTATGGGCGCATCGAGCACACTGTAGACAGGAACGGTCACTACCAGCCCCTTTGGGTGGACTGGAAGCTGATTGTGGGCGTGCCTTACGATATGCCCATCGTGGGATATGGCGGAAAGACAGTCAATGTACTGCGCCTTTTCTCGGCACGCTCGTACCATGAGTTCGATATGCAGATATTTAACAGTGGCGACTATATCAGCGCGGTGGAGCAGAAAATCGCCTCCGAGACTATCTCCAAAGTGCTCTACCCCTCCGACTCGGTAGCGGCGGGAAAGGAACTGCGATTAACGCAGGAGTACTTCCTGGTAGCCTGTGCCCTGCGCGACGTCGTGCGCCGCTACACGCAGCAACACGACACCTTTGACCAGTTTCCGCACAAGGCGGCGATACAGCTCAACGATACCCACCCCGCATTAGCCATCGCCGAGCTGATGCGCATCTTGGTGGACGAGAACCACCTGCCGTGGGAACATGCATGGCAGATTACCGAACAGACCTTCGGCTATACCAACCACACGCTGATGCCGGAAGCGCTGGAAAAATGGCCTGTTGCCCTGTTCGAGAAGCTGCTTCCCCGCCACCTGCAGATTATCTATGAAATCAACCGCCGTTTTCTCGAGCACGTCATGTGGCTCTACCCGGGCGACAACGAAAGGTTGCGCCGTGTGTCCATCATCGAAGAAGGCGAACAGCAACAGGTGCGGATGGCGCATCTCGCCATTATCGGCAGCCACTCGGTCAACGGCGTGTCGAAACTGCACAGCCAGCTGATTACCACTTCGCTGGTGCCCGATTTTTACGACCTGTTCCCGCACAAGTTCAACAGCAAGACCAACGGCGTCACCCCACGCCGCTGGCTGAAGCTGGCAAACCCGCGATTGAGCCAGCTCATCGATAACACCATCGGTAACAGGTGGATCACCGACCTGAAGCGGTTGCGCTCACTGGAGCGCTTTGCGGATGACGCGGCTTTTCAACAGCAGTTTCGAGAAATCAAACAGCTGAACAAACTGCGTCTGGCTCACCTTATCCGTGAGACCACAGGAGCGTCTGTGCCAGCGGACAGCCTGTTCGACGTGCAGGTCAAGCGCATCCATGAGTATAAACGGCAGTTGCTCAACGTGCTGCACATCATTCATCTGTATCTGGGAATCATTGAGGAGCAGCGGTATCCCACGGTACCGCGTACCTTCATCTTCGGGGGTAAAGCCGCGCCCGGCTACTGGGCCGCCAAGAACATCATCAAACTCATCAACAATGTGGCAACGGTGATAAACCACGACCACCGCGCGAGAGATTACCTGCGGGTGGTGTTCCTGCCGGATTACCGCGTGTCACTGGCGGAGGTGATTATCCCCGCTGCCGACCTGAGCGAGCAAATCTCCACCGCTGGCATGGAAGCCTCGGGAACCGGTTGCATGAAGTTTGCCATGAACGGCGCGCTGACCATCGGCACGCTGGACGGCGCGAACATCGAAATCATGGAGGAAGTCGGCAAGGAGAACATCTATATCTTCGGGCATACCGCCGAACAAATCCGAGAGATGCGGCGGGAAGGCAGCTACGACCCACGTGCGCTCTACGAGTCGAACCCCATCATTCAGCGCGTGATGGACACCTTCCGCACCGACCTGTTCTGCCCGCATGAGCCCGGACTGTTCCGCTGGATATTCGACAGCCTGGTGCATCACGGCGATTACTACTTCCACCTTGCCGACCTGCCTTCGTACATCGAGATGCAGGAACGAGCGGCTCAGGAGTACCTGCAGCCAGAACTGTGGACGCGCAAAGCCATCCTGAACGTCGCCCGCATCGGCAAGTTCTCCAGCGACCGCACTGTGCAGGAATACGCCCGCGACATCTGGTACATCAAACCGGTCAGCAAGACGTAG
- a CDS encoding cysteine desulfurase → MRTVYLDHAATTPIDPEVRETVAQAMAECWGNASSLHLFGRKARDLLDEARATVSQALGCLDAEVFFTSGGTESNNMAIFGAARVAPPHKRHLITTAIEHHAVLHACQRLQQDGWDVTYLPVDTTGMVNPDDLRHALREETWLVSVMHANNEIGTLQPIREIAAICREAGVWLHCDAVQTFGLLEIDVEKLGVDMLSVSAHKLYGPKGVGALYIRGGVKIAPLLVGGAQERELRAGTENVPGIAGFARAVELSRTRYATAWQKVRALRDRLRTRLQDLVPDIRVNGHPQQCHPGILSVTFEGISAESLLIALDRRGVAASAGAACSAGSIEPSHVLLALGMDEAKAMSTVRLSLGRGNTPDEVDFAAEVIAEEVGRLRRKAASSGGRVYSPVEASPYRWR, encoded by the coding sequence ATGCGAACAGTATACTTAGACCACGCTGCGACTACACCGATAGACCCCGAAGTGCGCGAAACTGTCGCACAGGCAATGGCGGAGTGCTGGGGCAACGCCTCCAGCCTGCACCTGTTCGGGCGTAAGGCGCGCGACCTGCTGGATGAGGCACGGGCGACCGTGTCGCAGGCTCTGGGCTGTCTTGACGCGGAGGTTTTCTTCACGTCTGGCGGCACCGAGTCGAACAACATGGCGATTTTCGGGGCCGCGCGGGTGGCTCCTCCACATAAAAGGCATCTCATCACCACTGCCATTGAACACCATGCGGTACTGCACGCCTGCCAGCGACTGCAGCAGGACGGTTGGGACGTCACCTATCTGCCAGTGGACACGACGGGTATGGTGAACCCCGATGACCTGCGTCATGCGCTGCGTGAGGAGACATGGCTGGTCAGCGTCATGCACGCGAACAACGAAATCGGCACCCTGCAGCCCATCCGCGAAATCGCCGCCATCTGCCGCGAGGCGGGGGTGTGGCTGCACTGTGACGCGGTGCAAACCTTTGGATTGCTGGAGATAGATGTGGAGAAATTGGGCGTGGACATGCTCTCCGTTTCAGCGCACAAGTTATACGGTCCGAAAGGCGTTGGGGCACTGTATATCCGTGGAGGGGTCAAGATTGCGCCTCTTCTGGTAGGTGGAGCGCAGGAGCGCGAACTGCGTGCGGGCACGGAGAACGTGCCCGGCATTGCTGGTTTCGCCAGGGCAGTGGAGCTGAGCCGTACCCGGTACGCGACGGCATGGCAAAAGGTCAGGGCACTGCGCGATAGGCTGCGCACACGCCTGCAGGATTTGGTGCCGGATATACGGGTGAATGGACACCCTCAGCAGTGCCATCCGGGCATCCTCAGCGTGACCTTTGAGGGTATCTCGGCAGAGAGCCTCTTGATCGCTCTGGATCGGCGTGGGGTTGCTGCCTCCGCAGGGGCGGCATGCAGTGCGGGGTCTATTGAGCCGTCGCACGTGCTGCTTGCGCTGGGGATGGACGAAGCGAAGGCGATGAGCACCGTTCGCCTCAGTCTGGGTAGGGGCAACACGCCAGACGAGGTAGATTTCGCGGCGGAGGTCATCGCGGAAGAGGTTGGTCGTTTGCGACGCAAAGCTGCTTCATCCGGAGGACGAGTTTACAGCCCAGTGGAAGCCTCGCCTTACAGATGGCGTTGA
- the hslV gene encoding ATP-dependent protease subunit HslV has product MTWHHTTVIAVRRNGQVAVAADGQVTYDQTVLKHTARKIRRMYHDRVLAGFAGAVADAQALADRFEAKLEATNGNLRRAAVEFAKEWRTDRILRRLEAMMIVADRDDLLLISGDGNVIEPDDHVLAIGSGGAYAAAAARALMRHTSLSAKEIALESMRIAAELCIYTNDKVQCESIE; this is encoded by the coding sequence ATGACCTGGCATCATACCACCGTCATCGCCGTTCGGCGCAATGGGCAGGTAGCCGTCGCCGCCGACGGACAGGTAACTTACGACCAGACCGTGTTGAAACATACCGCGCGTAAAATCCGCCGCATGTATCACGACCGCGTACTGGCTGGATTCGCCGGGGCAGTCGCCGACGCGCAGGCACTGGCAGACCGCTTCGAAGCCAAGCTGGAAGCCACGAATGGCAACCTGCGCCGGGCGGCGGTGGAGTTTGCGAAAGAGTGGCGCACCGACCGAATCCTGCGCCGCCTGGAAGCCATGATGATTGTCGCAGACCGCGACGACCTGCTGCTCATTTCGGGTGATGGCAACGTGATTGAACCCGATGATCACGTGCTGGCTATCGGCAGTGGAGGGGCGTACGCTGCAGCTGCAGCACGTGCACTGATGCGGCACACCTCTCTGTCCGCAAAGGAAATCGCACTGGAATCCATGCGCATTGCGGCGGAGCTGTGCATCTATACCAACGACAAAGTACAGTGTGAGAGCATCGAATGA
- a CDS encoding sugar phosphate isomerase/epimerase, with protein sequence MDIGVINSLTNGGRCFDHVAQFGLKVCQLACWDTSLATREVAQVVVEESAKTGVRVCAVWAGWSGPAEWNFTRGPITLGLVPREYRAQRVEELKRWADFASWIGAPAIITHCGFIPENMTDPEYPPVVDAICGVAQYCQQQGIGFWFETGQETPVVLLRTIQRVGTDNLGINLDPANLILYGKGNPIDALDVIGRWVRNVHVKDGLYPTDGDHLGHEVPVGQGKVRFPEFLRRLKEIGFDGELIIEREISGEQQIRDIRQAVSDLQRWLAEI encoded by the coding sequence ATGGATATCGGTGTCATCAACAGCCTGACCAACGGAGGCAGGTGTTTCGACCACGTCGCGCAGTTCGGGCTCAAAGTGTGCCAGCTTGCCTGCTGGGATACTTCCCTCGCCACGCGCGAGGTGGCGCAGGTGGTGGTAGAAGAATCGGCGAAGACCGGCGTAAGAGTGTGCGCGGTGTGGGCGGGCTGGAGCGGTCCCGCCGAATGGAACTTCACCCGCGGACCGATTACCCTGGGACTGGTGCCTCGCGAGTACAGGGCGCAACGGGTGGAGGAGCTGAAGCGATGGGCGGATTTTGCCTCGTGGATTGGTGCCCCTGCTATCATCACGCACTGCGGCTTCATCCCCGAGAATATGACCGACCCCGAATACCCGCCGGTGGTGGACGCCATCTGTGGAGTGGCGCAGTATTGCCAGCAGCAGGGCATCGGCTTCTGGTTTGAGACGGGACAGGAGACGCCCGTGGTGTTGCTGCGTACCATCCAGCGCGTGGGTACCGACAATCTGGGCATCAATTTAGACCCCGCGAACCTGATTCTGTACGGCAAAGGCAACCCCATCGATGCGCTGGATGTGATTGGCAGGTGGGTGCGTAACGTGCATGTGAAGGACGGGCTGTACCCGACGGATGGCGACCATCTTGGACACGAGGTTCCTGTCGGGCAGGGGAAGGTGCGCTTTCCGGAGTTTCTCAGGCGTCTCAAGGAGATTGGCTTCGACGGCGAACTCATCATCGAGCGCGAAATCAGCGGTGAGCAACAGATTCGCGACATACGTCAGGCGGTGAGCGACCTGCAGAGATGGCTGGCAGAGATTTGA
- the hslU gene encoding ATP-dependent protease ATPase subunit HslU has translation MEEDLTPQRIVEELDKYIIGQQKAKRAVAIALRNRYRRKRLSEDLREEVIPKNILMIGPTGVGKTEIARRIAQLVKAPFLKVEATKFTEVGYVGRDVDSMIRDLVQTAVRMVESEKIEEVRARAEEIAIERIVDRLMPRRSRRSVQSGTPFERLFRALYEEEYKEEEEDTSLAAKERRERERRMREKLMERVRSGTMDDEKIEIEVEQSGPPMPFVQVFGPQGMEEMGLDLPDMLRGMMGGRRRTTKVTIREAKQILTQEAARELIDREQVVSEAIRRAEESGIIFIDELDKIAGREQGYGPDVSREGVQRDLLPIIEGSTVMTKFGAVRTNHILFIAAGAFHVSKPSDLIPELQGRLPIRVELDSLSEQDFVRILTEPQNALVKQYKALLATEGVELEFTDDAIREIAAIAAQVNSTSENIGARRLHTVMERVLEDISFRASELAGQTVTITAEYVRERLADVLRSEDLSRYIL, from the coding sequence ATGGAAGAGGATTTGACGCCCCAGCGGATTGTGGAGGAACTGGACAAATACATCATCGGGCAACAGAAGGCAAAACGCGCCGTTGCCATCGCCCTGCGCAACCGCTATCGGCGCAAACGCCTGTCTGAGGACCTGCGCGAAGAGGTTATCCCCAAAAACATCCTGATGATTGGTCCTACCGGCGTTGGTAAGACGGAAATCGCGAGGCGCATCGCCCAGCTGGTCAAGGCTCCGTTCCTGAAGGTAGAAGCCACCAAGTTCACCGAGGTGGGGTACGTCGGGCGGGATGTGGACTCGATGATACGCGACCTCGTCCAGACGGCTGTACGGATGGTGGAGAGCGAAAAGATAGAAGAGGTGCGTGCCCGTGCGGAAGAGATAGCCATCGAACGAATCGTGGACAGGCTCATGCCTCGCCGCTCGCGACGCAGTGTCCAGTCCGGAACTCCATTCGAACGTCTGTTCCGTGCGCTCTACGAGGAGGAGTATAAGGAGGAAGAGGAGGACACGTCCCTGGCGGCAAAGGAGCGGCGCGAGCGCGAACGCCGGATGCGTGAGAAGCTGATGGAACGGGTGCGCAGCGGCACGATGGACGATGAAAAGATAGAGATAGAGGTGGAGCAGTCCGGCCCGCCTATGCCGTTTGTGCAGGTGTTCGGTCCGCAGGGCATGGAAGAGATGGGTCTGGACCTGCCCGATATGCTGCGCGGGATGATGGGTGGACGGAGGCGCACCACCAAGGTAACCATCCGCGAGGCAAAGCAGATACTGACGCAGGAGGCTGCCCGCGAGCTCATTGACCGTGAGCAGGTCGTGAGCGAAGCCATCCGCCGTGCGGAGGAGAGCGGTATTATCTTCATCGATGAACTGGATAAAATCGCCGGACGCGAGCAGGGCTACGGTCCCGACGTGTCGCGCGAAGGGGTACAGCGTGACCTGCTGCCCATCATCGAAGGCTCGACGGTGATGACCAAGTTTGGCGCGGTGCGCACGAACCATATCCTGTTCATTGCCGCAGGAGCGTTCCATGTCTCCAAACCCAGTGACCTCATCCCCGAGCTTCAGGGACGTCTGCCCATCCGTGTGGAACTCGACAGCCTGAGCGAGCAGGATTTCGTGCGCATCCTGACCGAGCCGCAGAACGCCCTGGTGAAACAGTACAAAGCCCTGCTGGCAACAGAGGGAGTGGAACTGGAGTTTACTGACGACGCTATCCGTGAAATCGCCGCCATCGCCGCGCAGGTGAACAGCACCAGCGAGAACATCGGCGCACGCCGATTGCACACGGTGATGGAGCGTGTGCTGGAGGACATCTCCTTCCGCGCCAGCGAACTGGCTGGACAAACGGTCACCATCACCGCTGAATATGTGCGCGAGCGGCTGGCAGACGTGCTGCGCAGCGAGGATTTGAGCCGCTATATCCTGTGA
- a CDS encoding PIN domain-containing protein produces the protein MFLDTSGLLCYHHRDEPQHHDAVVLFENAVRRVTHNYVLAEFIPLCHVRGLDRGKAIAFVRDLIESDMVQVVWVDRELHRVAVNFLDNRPDKTYSLCDAVSFVVMRLQGVQEALTTDRHFEQEGFVRLLTP, from the coding sequence GTGTTTCTCGATACGTCGGGGCTGTTGTGTTATCACCATCGCGACGAACCGCAGCACCACGATGCGGTAGTTCTCTTTGAGAACGCCGTAAGACGGGTAACCCATAATTACGTACTTGCGGAGTTCATCCCGCTCTGTCATGTGCGTGGATTGGACCGGGGCAAGGCAATAGCCTTCGTGCGGGACCTGATCGAGAGCGACATGGTGCAGGTTGTGTGGGTAGACCGCGAACTGCACCGCGTCGCAGTCAACTTCCTCGATAATCGTCCCGACAAGACCTACTCATTGTGCGATGCGGTGAGTTTCGTGGTGATGCGCCTGCAGGGAGTGCAGGAGGCGCTGACAACCGACCGCCATTTCGAGCAGGAAGGCTTCGTGCGTCTATTAACTCCCTAG
- a CDS encoding inositol monophosphatase: MLIDDLKNLVVEAGQLARRLADDFTLETKSDDSFVTSADRAVEGYLREHLARLLPEAGFFGEEEGFTNRHARLLWAIDPIDGTSNFVFGIPLWGVSVALVEEETCRLGVIFLPVLDELYWAEAGGGAYLNGKRITAVDSEEFTSEDVICYASDAVSAHLLSIMPGRPRCFGSAVVKLAWTAAGRVRGAISLGKLYDLAAGLLLCHEAGCETRYLSGAEWHLQHLLSGAALREPILTAPPKTMRAIFSLLHKTS; encoded by the coding sequence ATGTTAATCGATGACCTGAAGAATCTGGTGGTGGAAGCAGGTCAGCTGGCGCGACGACTGGCGGATGACTTCACGCTGGAAACCAAAAGCGACGACTCTTTCGTCACCAGTGCAGACCGGGCAGTGGAAGGCTACCTGCGTGAACACCTTGCCCGCCTCCTGCCTGAAGCGGGCTTTTTCGGGGAGGAGGAAGGCTTCACCAACCGCCACGCCCGTCTGCTGTGGGCGATCGACCCCATCGACGGTACCAGCAACTTTGTGTTCGGCATTCCGCTGTGGGGCGTATCGGTGGCGCTGGTGGAGGAAGAGACCTGCCGACTCGGCGTCATCTTTCTGCCCGTTCTGGATGAGCTTTACTGGGCAGAGGCAGGAGGCGGCGCCTATCTCAACGGGAAACGCATCACGGCGGTAGACAGCGAGGAGTTCACCTCCGAAGACGTCATCTGTTACGCCAGCGATGCAGTCAGCGCACACCTGCTCAGCATCATGCCAGGCAGACCCCGCTGTTTCGGCAGTGCGGTGGTGAAGCTGGCGTGGACTGCCGCCGGACGAGTGCGAGGAGCCATCTCGCTGGGTAAGCTGTACGACCTCGCAGCGGGACTGCTTCTTTGCCATGAGGCTGGCTGCGAGACACGCTACCTGTCTGGGGCAGAGTGGCACCTGCAGCACTTGCTGAGTGGGGCTGCCCTGCGCGAACCGATTCTGACCGCACCACCGAAAACGATGCGGGCGATTTTCAGCCTGCTTCACAAGACTTCATGA
- a CDS encoding lactate/malate dehydrogenase family protein: MKVSVIGGGGRVGSNTLYALQMGGIVKELVVIDVARELAEGEALDLRHGASLSAPQIITAGGTDAAEGSDIVIITAGLRRKPDESRLDLINRNVSLFRSILSDLRQVRLSEHTVLLVVSNPVDILTYLAVKEFTLPPHQVIGLGTVLDTARFRSLLAEYFGVAATDLKVLILGEHGDSMVPVWSSATANGVPLQSLPGYDPAKVQEIFEFTKKSGAEVIRLKGGAGYAVGLAIREVVHAILLDTRQILPVSTLQTGLYGISDVCLSVPTIVGRRGMIQQIEMKLTEEELQGLRRSAQALQETLSQVLAQP, encoded by the coding sequence ATGAAAGTCAGTGTGATTGGAGGCGGCGGGCGAGTCGGCTCCAACACCCTTTACGCTCTGCAGATGGGTGGGATTGTGAAAGAACTGGTGGTTATCGACGTCGCCCGCGAATTGGCTGAGGGAGAGGCATTAGACCTGCGTCACGGGGCCTCGCTGTCCGCCCCGCAAATCATCACCGCAGGCGGCACCGACGCTGCCGAAGGGTCAGACATTGTCATCATCACCGCCGGGTTGCGACGCAAACCCGACGAGAGCCGCCTCGACCTGATCAACCGCAACGTGTCGCTGTTCCGCAGTATCTTAAGCGACCTGCGGCAGGTCAGGCTTTCGGAACACACTGTGCTACTGGTAGTGTCTAATCCGGTAGACATCCTGACGTATCTGGCAGTGAAGGAGTTTACCCTGCCGCCGCATCAGGTCATTGGTCTGGGCACGGTGCTGGACACTGCCCGCTTCCGTTCCCTGTTGGCGGAGTACTTCGGCGTGGCAGCAACCGACCTGAAGGTGCTCATTCTTGGCGAGCATGGCGACAGCATGGTGCCTGTTTGGTCCAGCGCGACGGCAAATGGCGTGCCGCTGCAAAGCCTGCCGGGCTATGACCCCGCGAAGGTACAGGAGATTTTCGAATTCACCAAAAAGAGCGGCGCGGAAGTCATTCGCCTCAAAGGCGGTGCGGGCTATGCCGTGGGACTGGCTATTCGCGAGGTAGTGCACGCCATTCTGCTGGATACCAGGCAGATTTTGCCCGTTTCCACCCTGCAGACGGGTCTTTACGGCATCAGCGACGTGTGCCTCAGTGTGCCCACCATTGTTGGGCGGCGAGGGATGATACAGCAGATTGAGATGAAGCTGACCGAAGAGGAGCTGCAAGGGCTACGTCGCTCCGCACAGGCGCTGCAGGAGACCCTGTCGCAGGTGCTGGCACAACCATAA
- a CDS encoding DUF4258 domain-containing protein: MDIDKIRQCVRESRYLYSQHAEHRRKTEGLTFEQIEEALLSGQIIEDYADTGRGESCLIVGFSGSVAIHAVCGRRGDKVVIITVYVPRPPKFVDPWTRGSVSSDEPEKV, from the coding sequence ATGGATATAGACAAGATTAGACAATGTGTCCGTGAGTCACGTTATCTCTATAGTCAGCATGCGGAACACAGACGCAAAACAGAGGGGCTTACCTTTGAGCAGATTGAGGAAGCTCTGCTTAGTGGTCAGATTATAGAGGACTACGCGGATACTGGTCGCGGTGAGAGCTGCCTCATTGTTGGCTTCAGTGGGTCTGTTGCCATCCATGCTGTATGCGGCCGGCGCGGAGACAAGGTTGTGATTATCACGGTCTATGTTCCGCGACCACCGAAGTTCGTGGACCCGTGGACTCGAGGGAGTGTGTCTAGCGATGAACCAGAAAAAGTGTAA
- a CDS encoding type II toxin-antitoxin system MqsA family antitoxin has protein sequence MNQKKCNFCGSIRYENRRIEYLYSHEGKYLLVPDMPVEVCLECGMIYYDAAVLKEVERRFFAILSGVEKPDRTIEVPEKAIAS, from the coding sequence ATGAACCAGAAAAAGTGTAACTTCTGTGGTAGCATCCGTTACGAAAACAGACGGATTGAATACCTATACAGTCATGAGGGCAAGTATTTACTTGTACCGGACATGCCTGTCGAAGTATGCCTCGAGTGTGGCATGATTTACTACGACGCCGCGGTACTGAAGGAGGTGGAACGGCGATTCTTTGCCATCCTCTCGGGCGTCGAAAAACCAGATCGGACTATCGAGGTGCCGGAAAAAGCTATTGCTTCTTAG
- a CDS encoding TldD/PmbA family protein: MMKDLVLLAIDTATAKGASYADARVVQYRRQYIACEDQRVSQLVDSEDWGIGVRVIADGAWGFAGTSVLTPEEVQRVAAEAVAIAKASASARRKPVQLAPEPVHQISFRSACEVDPFHVPVDTKVGLLLQINAALLKHAGIKKATSYLLFKREERVFASTEGSLMDSIIYTTAASYTATAVGEGDARSRTYAPPPMTEGYENINAEDLLGNTERVAQQALEHLKAPEVDDMVTDLVLDPLNLALTMHESVGHPTELDRALGYEESLAGRSFATPDKLHTLQYGSPIVNFVADNTLPGGLATQGFDDDGVECQRWYVVKDGIFCGYSTSREVAAEIGMPRSTGSTRADSWGSIPIVRQPNLSLMPGKEPLSPEDLIADTKDGIYIEGMGSFSIDQMRQNFQFGGDAFWRIKNGKLVHMLKNVTYHSITEKFWNSCDAICDERFWVPNGVLNCGKGDPMQIAQMTHGAATARFRQVQVRRAR, translated from the coding sequence ATGATGAAAGACCTGGTGCTTCTGGCGATTGACACGGCAACGGCGAAGGGGGCAAGCTATGCCGATGCGCGCGTGGTGCAGTATCGACGGCAATACATCGCCTGCGAGGACCAGCGCGTGAGCCAGCTGGTGGACAGCGAAGACTGGGGCATCGGCGTGCGGGTGATTGCCGACGGCGCATGGGGCTTTGCGGGCACCTCGGTGCTCACGCCGGAGGAGGTTCAGCGTGTGGCGGCGGAGGCGGTCGCCATCGCCAAAGCCAGCGCATCCGCGCGACGCAAGCCGGTGCAGCTCGCGCCCGAGCCGGTGCATCAGATAAGCTTCCGCTCGGCGTGCGAGGTAGACCCGTTCCATGTGCCGGTGGATACGAAAGTGGGCTTGCTGTTGCAAATCAACGCGGCGCTGCTCAAGCACGCCGGAATCAAGAAGGCAACCAGCTACCTGCTGTTCAAGCGGGAGGAGCGCGTCTTCGCCAGTACCGAAGGCTCGCTGATGGATAGCATCATCTACACCACCGCCGCGAGCTACACCGCGACCGCCGTCGGGGAAGGGGACGCCCGCAGCCGCACCTACGCCCCTCCGCCCATGACGGAGGGCTACGAGAACATCAACGCGGAGGACCTGCTCGGCAACACGGAGCGCGTCGCCCAACAGGCGCTGGAACACCTGAAAGCACCTGAAGTGGACGACATGGTCACCGACCTGGTGCTGGACCCCCTGAATCTTGCGCTGACCATGCACGAGTCGGTCGGGCATCCGACGGAGCTGGATCGTGCGCTGGGCTATGAGGAGTCACTGGCGGGACGCAGCTTCGCCACCCCCGACAAGCTGCACACGTTGCAGTACGGCTCGCCCATCGTGAACTTCGTGGCGGACAACACGCTGCCCGGCGGCTTAGCCACTCAAGGATTTGACGACGATGGCGTGGAGTGCCAGCGATGGTATGTCGTGAAGGACGGTATCTTCTGCGGTTACAGCACCAGCCGAGAGGTGGCGGCGGAAATCGGCATGCCGCGCAGCACCGGCTCCACCCGCGCGGACAGCTGGGGAAGCATCCCCATCGTGCGCCAGCCGAACCTGAGCTTGATGCCGGGTAAAGAGCCTCTCAGCCCCGAGGATCTGATTGCAGACACGAAGGACGGCATCTATATCGAGGGCATGGGCAGCTTCTCCATCGACCAGATGCGCCAGAACTTCCAGTTCGGGGGAGACGCCTTCTGGCGAATCAAAAACGGCAAGCTGGTGCACATGCTGAAAAACGTCACCTACCACAGCATCACCGAGAAGTTTTGGAACTCGTGCGATGCCATCTGCGACGAGCGGTTCTGGGTGCCGAATGGCGTGTTGAACTGCGGCAAAGGCGACCCGATGCAGATTGCGCAGATGACACACGGCGCGGCAACCGCTCGCTTCCGGCAGGTACAGGTACGAAGAGCAAGGTAA